A portion of the Streptomyces sp. NBC_01335 genome contains these proteins:
- a CDS encoding class I SAM-dependent DNA methyltransferase — protein sequence MATIVPPDHGSVNAEPPRAEPRIAGPAYAAEFAGDYDRWFGKPNISASTVDALDDLAALAGAGRPVLELGIGTGRIALPLRARGIDVHGIDGSPAMVRQLREKPGGTEVPVTLGDFSEVPVTGEFGVVYLAAGTFFELPDQEAQSRCFEKVVPRLAPGGLFVFDAHVPEQLAAHAQGAEVVSEGEDHLVLCYRRIDASAQRYRSHYVIHEAGSTRHLRVEFRYAAHGELDLMAGRAGLRLKERWGSWAGAPFTRDSAYHVSVYEHA from the coding sequence ATGGCCACCATCGTGCCCCCGGACCACGGGTCCGTGAACGCCGAGCCGCCGCGCGCGGAGCCCCGGATCGCCGGGCCCGCGTACGCCGCCGAGTTCGCCGGGGACTACGACCGCTGGTTCGGCAAGCCGAACATCAGCGCGTCCACCGTCGACGCGCTCGACGACCTGGCCGCACTCGCCGGTGCCGGGCGACCGGTGCTCGAACTCGGCATCGGCACCGGGCGGATCGCGCTCCCGCTGCGCGCACGCGGGATCGACGTGCACGGGATCGACGGCTCCCCGGCCATGGTGCGGCAGCTCCGGGAGAAACCGGGCGGCACCGAAGTCCCCGTCACGCTGGGGGACTTCTCCGAGGTCCCGGTGACCGGGGAGTTCGGAGTCGTCTATCTCGCGGCGGGAACCTTCTTCGAACTGCCCGACCAGGAGGCGCAGTCACGCTGCTTCGAGAAGGTCGTGCCCCGTCTGGCCCCCGGTGGCCTCTTCGTCTTCGACGCGCACGTCCCCGAGCAGCTCGCCGCACACGCGCAGGGCGCCGAGGTCGTCTCCGAGGGCGAGGACCACCTGGTGCTCTGCTACCGCAGGATCGACGCCTCGGCGCAGCGGTACCGCTCGCACTACGTCATCCACGAGGCGGGCTCCACCCGGCACCTGCGGGTCGAGTTCCGGTACGCGGCCCACGGCGAGCTGGACCTGATGGCCGGGCGGGCCGGGCTGCGCCTCAAGGAGCGCTGGGGAAGCTGGGCGGGCGCGCCCTTCACCCGCGACAGCGCGTACCACGTCTCGGTGTACGAGCACGCCTGA